A single window of Ralstonia sp. RRA DNA harbors:
- a CDS encoding CbrC family protein — protein MSDPLPHFRYHPNPIATGAVVGSDRKCACCGRPRGYIYVGPVYGINDLDESLCPWCIFDGSAARNLGASFADGYPLLQGGVADDIVDEIKLRTPGYIAWQQESWLAHCNDACEFHGDATVQDVSHASPETRQHWIREYKQDDEGWEFATRGYKPGGSSALYKFVCRHCKTVLLGWDLC, from the coding sequence ATGTCAGATCCACTTCCTCACTTTCGCTATCATCCAAATCCCATAGCTACGGGCGCCGTAGTAGGCAGTGACAGGAAATGCGCGTGCTGTGGTCGACCACGAGGCTACATTTATGTAGGGCCCGTTTACGGCATCAACGATCTCGATGAGTCGCTGTGTCCTTGGTGCATTTTCGATGGCTCAGCGGCGCGCAATCTCGGGGCATCGTTTGCTGATGGCTACCCACTGCTTCAGGGTGGTGTTGCAGACGACATTGTGGATGAAATCAAACTGCGGACACCAGGTTACATCGCGTGGCAGCAGGAATCATGGCTCGCTCATTGCAATGACGCCTGTGAGTTTCATGGGGATGCTACAGTGCAGGACGTTAGCCACGCATCTCCAGAAACAAGGCAACACTGGATCCGTGAGTACAAACAGGACGACGAGGGGTGGGAGTTCGCTACGCGCGGATATAAGCCAGGAGGATCGTCCGCACTGTACAAGTTTGTCTGTCGGCACTGTAAGACGGTGCTATTGGGCTGGGATCTGTGCTGA
- a CDS encoding DNA/RNA non-specific endonuclease codes for MKATNELSTILVTMSTDRFWPTSALGSTLAEPATLSIFFRRVLHMSPSGDFGDLASQQESFSLANVVPQNSVSNRRMWSHLETSTRRLVRQTGEAYVVTGPAFTDGKARYLNEHVRVPDYLWKAIYVPGVGAAAYIAPNDATPKYAVVSIAKLAQFTGVDPFPRLPAATRDQAMELPPPTPHPHEKAGRQTTLNDLLSRAPAAEVEDVGPTAVARVPNVWRLARAISAAVR; via the coding sequence GTGAAGGCGACCAACGAATTGTCGACGATATTGGTGACCATGTCGACCGACCGCTTCTGGCCGACCTCTGCCCTCGGCAGTACTCTCGCTGAACCCGCCACCTTGAGTATATTCTTCCGCCGGGTATTGCACATGTCGCCAAGCGGGGACTTCGGCGACCTGGCATCGCAACAGGAAAGTTTCAGCTTGGCCAACGTCGTCCCGCAGAACTCGGTCAGCAACCGCCGCATGTGGAGCCACCTGGAGACGTCGACCCGCCGCCTGGTACGGCAGACCGGCGAAGCCTACGTGGTGACCGGCCCAGCATTCACGGACGGCAAGGCCCGTTACCTCAACGAACATGTACGGGTACCCGACTATCTGTGGAAAGCGATCTACGTCCCGGGCGTCGGCGCAGCAGCCTACATCGCACCCAACGATGCCACGCCGAAATATGCGGTGGTCAGCATCGCCAAACTCGCACAATTCACCGGCGTCGACCCGTTCCCCCGGCTGCCGGCCGCGACGCGCGATCAGGCGATGGAGTTGCCGCCGCCCACCCCGCATCCGCACGAGAAGGCTGGTCGGCAGACCACCCTCAACGATCTCTTGAGCCGCGCGCCGGCAGCGGAGGTGGAAGATGTCGGACCGACTGCCGTGGCCCGCGTTCCCAACGTATGGCGGCTGGCCCGCGCAATCAGCGCCGCCGTTCGCTAA